One window of Phoenix dactylifera cultivar Barhee BC4 chromosome 5, palm_55x_up_171113_PBpolish2nd_filt_p, whole genome shotgun sequence genomic DNA carries:
- the LOC103711640 gene encoding CCR4-NOT transcription complex subunit 1-like isoform X1, with protein MLPFSVAVSNQIRLLLQSLNDSNFDSIFCELCQFAEYGSEGTILLVQTCLDQVKLSSEEVQNLQLERNLVSAIFKFLLDRPYFSTVFSESLKGTLMGEGFLKDLSSTLNLSEAEKVGIGLALSDSEIPDLKMRGQNFCVSQIEELCANPSSILSDERIQDIVMFLYQSEGLSKHIDSFTKIVSLLQLKDSTSFLPTTILTNDISVVNSWRHSDLFSGCYCNDFESVLAEIEKEMNMADVMTELGYGCTINTSHCKEMLSLFHPLNEVTLSKLLGTIARTHSGLEDAHSTYATFCAAVGSSSESDSSLLNSWNVDVLVDSIKQLAPETNWTHVMENLDHEGFNIPDEKSFYLLMSIYSKACQDPFPLHAVCGSVWKNAEGQLSFLKYAVSAPPDLFTFAHCSRQLTFADSSYLMSKQGNRAWLCLDLLEVLCQLAERGHVSSVRLMLEQPLAQCPEFLLVGVGHVNTAYNLLQYEVSSTVLPVILKDSTKNGIIHHLWCVNPNLVLRGFVDAHTDPSNLLRILDICLELKILLPVLDATPFPFSIKLAAIASQKDQINLEKWLNEHLSVYKDAFCEDCFKFLKEVLSNEANDVPDSSVQQHRAAILNVYQETCSTFFKVLQAHSGQLISHQLVEEIKRLHVSSNLKIQNAVTTDATTSDGSSDAIEAEANTYFHQMFSGQLSIDAMVQMLACFKESSDKREQMIFDCMIANLFEEYKFFPEYPDRQLKIAAVLFGSIIKHQLVTHLTLGIALRGVLDALRKSVDSMMFMFGTKALEQFMDRLVQWPQYCNHILQISHLHGTHAELVSAIERALARTSSSLSESTCGNSLSTDEQQGSGPASVESVEASEASWQLMGSASTQLGRQISSLQLQKSSTMSANSKPLLSHTSQSAIVSAHIDSAANQKATVSQFLQATNSHHSTGVTTAVSSSSSFVRARSIAPAGMLRQPSYSIGFGAALNIETLVAAAERRDTPIEVPVPEVQDKILFMINNISTSNMDAKAKEFSEVLKEQYYPWFAQYMVMKRASIEPNFHDMYLKFLDKVNSKSLNKELVKATYENCKVLLRSNLIKSSSEERSLLKNLGSWLGKFTIGRNQALRAKDIDPKVLIMEAYEKGLMIAVIPFTSKILEPCHSSLAYRPPNPWTMGILSLLAEIYNLPNLKMNLKFEIEVLFKNLGVDMKEVMPTSLLKDRVREVRGNPDFSNKDVAASRPPVIAEVNSGVMPTLSHVEMQPDVNSTSHPASHPNILAQYTSPHLASNTMVEYDKAGCLIVPEHVPSGQGLSQVTQSPSPFSLSQLLTIIPNSDSYININPKLSSIGSQLQFHRIIQAAMDRAIREIVSPVIQRSVTIASRTTKELVLKDYAMESDDGIISRAAHLMVGTLAGSLAHVTCKEPLRAALSSHLRSLLQTLNITSERMEQIIQILTTDHLDLGCALIENVASEKAVELIDGEIGPSFAALRKQRETSGSAYYNAGTYAQGPFARVPESLRPKPGRLSLAQQQVYNDFIKNIWQDQSSQNSSAVSSGPPGLAGSSSNPILPRIYASSSAPLNSNAYLTSQVAPFRSIADPLDMIAEESDHGSTQLLSSSPSHIGADDNVIQHGGRIDSVAVSFPATATCADLQVERSPVTKELGSVVPLSPTTSAADRLGTVLPESMLNTGDVLDKYQQVAQKLEALVAKDDRDTDIQGIVAEVPDIILRCVSRDEAALAVAQKAFKSLYEDASNGTHVASYLAILAAIRDVCKLVVKELTSWVIYSDEERKFNIDITIGLIRSELLNLAEYDVHLAKLIDGGRNKVAMEFAMSIVQALVVQGTVVSTSELYNVMETLTKLALRPGSPESLQQLVEIARNSLNTAPNFTASEKARQSRDNKKILSGRFLPNREDYNANDPTVADPAGFRDQVAVLFGDWCQICDLPTTNDSAYSRYISQLEQSGLLKGDDITDRFFRILMELSVSLCILPEQVSSPGLVSLQSVQQLQQLQQLPYFSIDSYAKLVALVLKYCSVDQGSSKAILLPRILSVTVRVIQKDAEEKKLSFNPRPYFRLFINWLLDLASPDPVPDGANFQVLTSFANALHALQPMKVPGWSFAWLELLSHRNFMPKLLMCNSPKGWPFFQRLLVDLFKFMEPHLRNAELGEPVRFLYKGTLRVLLVLLHDFPEFLCDYHFSFCDVIPPSCIQMRNVILSAFPRDMRLPDPYTPNLKVGLLAEISQSPRILYDVDSALKAKQIKAEIDEYLKTRSEGSPSLTELKQRLLLPQNEANLAGTRYNVPLINSLVLYVGMQAIQQLQSKSTPQHAPAQQMTHSPPMDIFLVGAAMDIFQSLIKNLDTEGRYLFLNAVANQLRYPNNHTHYFSFVLLYLFAEANQDIIQEQITRVLLERLIVHGPHPWGLLVTFIELIKNPRYSFWNRSFARCTPEIEMLFEAASRSCGGPKAMDDGMVSSGISDGNH; from the exons ATGCTTCCCTTCTCCGTCGCCGTCTCCAACCAGATTCGTCTCCTTCTGCAGAGCTTGAACGATTCCAACTTCGATTCGATCTTTTGCGAGCTGTGTCAG TTTGCAGAATATGGAAGTGAAGGCACCATTTTGTTGGTCCAAACATGCTTAGATCAAGTGAAGTTAAGTAGTGAAGAGGTTCAGAACCTGCAGCTGGAACGGAATCTTGTATCTgccatttttaaatttttgctgGATAGACCATATTTCAGCACAGTTTTTAGTGAATCATTAAAAGGTACACTGATGGGTGAAGGCTTTCTAAAAGATCTTTCAAGTACATTAAATCTTTCAGAAGCGGAGAAAGTTGGCATCGGACTTGCTCTGTCTGATTCAGAAATTCCAGATTTGAAAATGAGAG GGCAAAATTTCTGTGTTTCTCAGATTGAGGAACTATGTGCAAATCCATCTTCCATTCTCTCCGATGAGCGAATTCAGGATATTGTTATGTTTCTTTATCAGTCTGAGGGCCTTTCCAAGCATATTGATTCTTTTACCAAAATTGTGTCTTTATTACAGCTCAAAGATAGCACTTCCTTTCTACCGACCACAATTCTTACAAATGATATATCTGTGGTTAACTCTTGGag GCATTCAGATCTATTCTCTGGATGCTATTGTAATGATTTTGAGTCTGTTTTAGCGGAGATAGAGAAGGAAATGAACATGGCTGATGTTATGACAGAATTGGGCTATGGGTGTACAATTAACACTTCACATTGTAAAGAGATGCTCTCTCTTTTTCATCCCCTCAATGAAGTGACACTTTCTAAGCTTCTTGGTACAATTGCTCGTACTCATTCTGGTCTCGAAGATGCTCATAGCACATATGCAACATTTTGTGCGGCTGTTGGTAGCAGCTCAGAAAGTGATTCCTCATTATTGAATTCATGGAATGTTGATGTCCTTGTAGattcaattaagcaactt GCTCCAGAGACAAATTGGACACATGTCATGGAAAACCTAGATCATGAGGGCTTTAATATTCCTGATGAAAAATCATTTTATCTTCTAATGTCTATATATTCTAAAGCGTGCCAG GATCCGTTTCCTCTCCATGCTGTATGTGGGTCTGTTTGGAAGAATGCTGAAGGCCAATTATCTTTTTTAAAATACGCTGTGTCTGCACCACCTGATTTATTTACATTTGCACATTGTTCAAGACAACTG ACATTTGCTGATTCATCATATCTGATGAGCAAACAAGGAAACCGGGCATGGCTCTGTCTAGATCTTTTGGAGGTTTTATGTCAACTTGCTGAAAGAGGCCATGTCAGTTCAGTTCGACTGATGCTTGAACAACCTCTTGCTCAGTGTCCTGAGTTCTTACTAGTTGGAGTTGGTCACGTAAAT ACGGCATATAATCTCCTCCAGTATGAAGTATCTTCCACTGTATTGCCTGTGATATTAAAAGATTCTACAAAGAATGGCATCATCCATCATCTTTGGTGTGTTAATCCGAACCTTGTCCTTCGAGGATTTGTAGATGCACATACTGATCCCAGTAATCTTTTAAGAATTCTGGACATTTGTCTGGAGCTGAAG ATTTTATTACCAGTATTAGATGCAACTCCATTTCCGTTCAGCATTAAATTGGCTGCAATTGCTTCTCAGAAGGACCAGATAAATCTTGAGAAATGGTTAAATGAACATTTGAGTGTATATAAAGATGCTTTTTGTGAG gattgctttaaattcttaaaaGAAGTGCTCAGTAATGAGGCAAATGATGTTCCAGATAGTTCTGTTCAACAACACCGAGCTGCTATTCTGAATGTTTACCAAGAAACGTGCTCTACATTCTTCAAG GTTCTTCAAGCTCATTCTGGGCAGCTTATTTCTCACCAACTCGTTGAAGAAATAAAGAGGCTGCATGTTTCATCTAATCTAAAGATTCAAAATGCTGTAACAACAGATGCAACAACTTCTGATGGAAGCTCAGATGCTATAGAGGCAGAGGCAAACACCTACTTCCATCAAATGTTCTCAGGACAGTTATCCATTGATGCAATGGTTCAAATGCTCGCATGCTTTAAAGAATCATCTGATAAGAG GGAGCAGATGATATTTGATTGCATGATTGCAAATTTATTTGAAGAGTACAAGTTCTTTCCCGAGTATCCAGATAGGCAACTAAAAATAGCTGCTGTGCTCTTTG GTTCTATTATAAAGCACCAGCTTGTGACTCATCTTACGCTTGGTATTGCTTTGCGTGGAGTTCTTGATGCATTGCGTAAATCTGTTGATTCAATG ATGTTTATGTTTGGAACCAAGGCCTTGGAGCAGTTCATGGATCGCTTGGTACAATGGCCACAATACTGCAACCATATATTGCAGATATCCCATTTGCATGGGACTCATGCTGAATTGGTTTCTGCCATTGAACGGGCACTTGCAAGAACTTCGTCCAGTCTGTCAGAGTCAACTTGTGGTAACTCTCTTTCTACTGATGAGCAACAAGGTTCTGGACCAGCTTCTGTAGAAAGCGTGGAG GCATCTGAGGCGTCATGGCAATTGATGGGATCAGCCTCCACGCAGTTGGGGCGGCAAATTTCTTCTTTGCAGCTACAAAAAAGCTCTACAATGTCTGCTAATTCAAAACCCCTTTTATCACATACTTCACAATctgcaattgtttctgcacatATTGATTCTGCTGCTAATCAAAAG GCAACTGTTTCTCAATTTTTGCAAGCCACAAATTCTCATCATTCCACTGGTGTGACAACTGCTGTTTCATCCTCCTCTAGTTTTGTACGTGCTCGAAGTATTGCACCTGCAG GCATGCTTCGGCAACCTTCTTACAGCATAGGATTTGGGGCTGCCTTGAACATTGAAACACTTGTTGCAGCAGCTGAAAGAAGAGACACTCCAATAGAG GTTCCTGTGCCAGAAGTTCAGGACAAAATATTATTCATGATAAATAACATTTCAACTTCAAATATGGATGCTAAAGCAAAAGAATTTAGTGAGGTTCTCAAAGAGCAGTACTATCCTTGGTTTGCACAGTATATGGTGATGAAGAG AGCAAGCATTGAACCAAATTTTCACGACATGTATTTGAAGTTCCTAGACAAAGTTAACTCAAAATCACTTAATAAGGAACTTGTTAAAGCTACTTACGAGAACTGCAAG GTGTTATTGAGATCCAATCTTATAAAGTCAAGTTCAGAAGAGCGTTCCTTGCTTAAAAATCTTGGTAGCTGGCTTGGGAAGTTCACAATTGGTAGAAATCAAGCATTACGAGCCAAAGATATAGATCCGAAAGTTTTAATAATGGAG GCATATGAAAAGGGATTGATGATTGCGGTGATTCCATTTACCTCTAAG ATTCTGGAACCATGCCATTCCAGTTTAGCGTATCGACCTCCAAATCCATGGACCATGGGCATCCTTAGTTTACTTGCTGAGATATATAACCTGCCAAACCTCAAAATGAACTTAAAATTTGAGATTGAG GTTTTATTTAAGAACCTGGGTGTGGACATGAAAGAAGTTATGCCAACTTCACTTCTTAAAGATAGAGTTCGTGAAGTGCGGGGGAATCCAGATTTTTCAAACAAGGATGTGGCTGCCTCCCGGCCACCAGTCATTGCTGAAGTTAACTCAGGCGTTATGCCAACACTGAGTCATGTTGAGATGCAACCTGATGTCAACAGTACATCTCATCCAGCAAGCCATCCAAATATACTGGCTCAG TATACTTCTCCCCATCTTGCTTCAAATACCATGGTGGAGTATGACAAAGCTGGATGTTTAATCGTACCTGAACATGTTCCTTCTGGTCAGGGACTAAGTCAAGTTACACAATCACCATCACCATTTTCTCTAAGCCAG CTTCTGACAATAATTCCAAATTCTGATTCGTATATTAATATCAATCCCAAACTTAGTTCTATCGGTTCACAGTTGCAATTTCACAG AATTATTCAAGCTGCTATGGATAGGGCCATCAGAGAAATTGTCTCTCCTGTCATTCAGCGAAGTGTTACAATAGCTAGTCGGACAACTAAAGAACTTGTTCTAAAG GACTATGCTATGGAGTCAGATGATGGTATTATATCTCGTGCGGCACATTTAATGGTTGGCACTTTAGCTGGAAGTTTAGCTCATGTCACATGCAAG GAACCTCTTCGTGCTGCTCTATCAAGTCACCTTCGAAGTCTACTTCAGACCTTAAATATTACTAGTGAACGAATGGAGCAGATTATTCAGATTCTTACAACCGATCATCTGGATCTTGGCTGTGCATTGATTGAAAATGTTGCATCAGAAAAg GCTGTGGAGCTGATTGATGGTGAGATAGGTCCCTCATTTGCTGCACTAAGGAAACAGAGGGAGACATCTGGCTCTGCTTACTATAATGCCGGTACCTATGCTCAAGGTCCATTTGCGCGTGTGCCAGAATCACTTCGCCCTAAGCCTGGACGACTGTCCCTTGCCCAACAGCAAGTCTACAAT GACTTTATCAAGAATATATGGCAAGATCAATCTAGTCAAAATTCAAGTGCTGTGTCTTCTGGTCCACCTGGTTTGGCTGGTAGCTCAAGCAACCCTATCCTGCCTCGTATTTATGCTTCAAGTTCAGCCCCACTGAATTCCAATGCCTACTTAACTTCACAAGTAGCTCCATTCAGATCAATAGCTGATCCCTTGGATATGATTGCAGAAGAATCAGATCATGGTTCAACACAACTTCTTAG TTCCTCTCCATCTCATATTGGGGCAGATGATAATGTTATCCAACATGGTGGCCGAATTGATTCCGTTGCAGTGTCATTTCCTGCTACTGCTACTTGCGCTGATCTGCAGGTGGAAAGATCGCCTGTTACCAAA GAACTGGGATCTGTAGTACCACTATCACCGACGACTTCTGCTGCAGATCGACTGGGAACTGTATTACCTGAATCAATGTTGAATACTGGAGATGTGTTGGATAAATATCAACAAGTTGCACAAAAG CTGGAAGCCTTGGTTGCTAAAGATGACAGAGATACTGATATTCAG GGAATTGTTGCTGAGGTTCCAGATATCATACTCAGATGCGTTAGCCGAGATGAGGCTGCACTGGCTGTTGCTCAGAAG GCTTTCAAAAGTTTATATGAGGATGCATCAAATGGTACTCATGTTGCCTCCTACCTAGCAATTCTTGCTGCCATACGAGATGTTTGCAAGCTTGTTGTCAAAGAACTAACAAGCTGG GTTATATACTCAGATGAGGAGCGTAAGTTCAATATAGACATAACAATTGGTCTTATTCGATCTGAGTTGCTAAATCTTGCAGAGTACGATGTCCATCTGGCAAAACTTATTGATGGAGGGAGGAATA AAGTTGCTATGGAGTTTGCGATGTCCATTGTCCAAGCATTGGTTGTTCAGGGAACTGTAGTCAGCACATCAGAACTGTACAATGTCATGGAAACCTTGACAAAG TTAGCGCTGAGGCCGGGTTCGCCAGAGTCATTGCAGCAGCTAGTTGAGATTGCCCGAAATAGTTTGAACACTGCACCCAATTTTACTGCTAGCGAGAAAGCCAGGCAGTCTAGGGATAATAAAAAG ATACTTTCTGGTCGTTTCTTGCCAAATAGAGAGGATTATAATGCTAATGATCCTACAGTGGCAGATCCTGCTGGTTTCCGAGATCAG GTTGCTGTTCTCTTTGGTGATTGGTGTCAGATTTGTGATCTTCCAACTACAAACGATTCGGCATATAGTCGTTACATCTCACAGTTGGAACAAAGTGGTCTGCTTAAGGGCGATGATATCACAGACCGGTTCTTCCGTATTCTGATG GAACTTTCTGTTTCACTTTGTATACTCCCTGAGCAAGTCAGTTCTCCAGGCTTAGTGTCACTCCAGTCAGTTCAGCAATTACAACAACTCCAGCAGCTCCCCTACTTTTCCATTGATTCATATGCAAAGCTTGTGGCACTAGTTCTGAAG TACTGTTCAGTGGATCAAGGATCAAGTAAAGCTATTCTTCTCCCCAGG ATCCTGTCAGTTACTGTAAGAGTCATCCAAAAAGatgcagaagaaaagaagctGTCTTTCAACCCAAGGCCATACTTCAGGCTGTTTATTAACTGGCTTTTGGACCTTGCTTCTCCAGACCCTGTCCCTGACGGTGCTAACTTTCAG GTGTTGACTTCTTTTGCAAATGCTCTCCATGCTTTGCAACCCATGAAGGTTCCTGGTTGGAG ctttgcaTGGCTTGAGTTGTTGAGCCACAGAAACTTCATGCCAAAATTGCTGATGTGCAATTCGCCCAAGGGTTGGCCATTTTTCCAGCGTTTGCTTGttgacttgttcaaatttatgGAGCCCCACTTGAGAAATGCTGAGCTGGGAGAACCA GTTCGCTTTCTGTACAAAGGCACACTGCGGGTGCTGCTTGTACTGCTTCATGATTTCCCTGAATTTCTCTGTGATTATCACTTCAGTTTTTGCGATGTGATCCCTCCTAGTTGCATTCAAATGCGCAATGTTATTCTCAGTGCTTTCCCTCGCGATATGAGGCTTCCTGATCCTTACACTCCCAACTTAAAG GTTGGTCTTCTAGCTGAAATTAGCCAATCCCCACGCATTTTATATGATGTTGATAGTGCTCTCAAAGCTAAGCAGATTAAGGCTGAGATTGATGAGTATCTCAAG ACAAGATCGGAAGGATCTCCCTCTTTAACCGAACTGAAGCAAAGATTGCTGCTTCCCCAAAATGAGGCAAACCTGGCGGGGACCCGTTACAATGTACCTCTGATCAACTCACTTGTGCTTTATGTTGGCATGCAG